The following coding sequences are from one Desulfurellaceae bacterium window:
- a CDS encoding amidohydrolase family protein yields the protein MPQFDTIVKGGTVVDGTKVPRYQADIGIKDGKIAEIGKLNASDAKKVIDANGLIVAPGFIDLHTHYDAQLHWDPYCTIGSWHGVTTVTIGNCGFGFAPLRPQDADRAMLALSRTEAIPLEPMRVSMKVDWETFPQYMDRLSRMPLGVNVSHLFPIAPAVAYVMGGFDDAKKRFPNKQEMDTIVGHYKEAVQAGAAGWSAQRLVPEGRASVQRDYDGTPMITDILPDEFYLDMAKAMNDVGQGCIQFTQSGAAESSFGVEDDFKFLEKMTKAAGRPLLYNAIVISDKHPESHKAQLDWVNAANERGARVFGQAVTARAPVRMTLEDWNLFDSVPAWKEATIGTVEERKAKLSKPELRAEMRADYDDGGMETLDVIFGGFETYIARKVKDRDLKLKYEGMSVKQIAEAEGKHVIDAMLDLSVADNLQTEWAGSVANSKVEGYKELMSSPYSLPGVSDGGAHVKFITPAIYPTEVLSWLVRETGTLSLEEAHFRLSGMSAWAAGLKDRGTLRPGMAADIVIYDSDTVAAAESEIVHDLPANEWRRVQRAEGYKHIMVNGEVTFEDGQCSGATSGALLYNGAAR from the coding sequence ATGCCGCAGTTTGACACTATCGTGAAAGGCGGAACCGTTGTCGATGGGACGAAGGTTCCGCGGTACCAGGCCGACATCGGGATCAAAGACGGCAAGATCGCCGAGATTGGCAAGCTGAACGCCAGCGATGCCAAGAAGGTTATCGACGCCAATGGCCTGATTGTGGCCCCGGGCTTCATTGATCTCCACACCCACTACGATGCCCAGTTGCACTGGGACCCGTACTGCACAATCGGCAGCTGGCACGGTGTGACCACCGTCACCATCGGCAACTGCGGCTTCGGCTTCGCTCCGCTGCGTCCGCAAGACGCCGACCGGGCCATGCTCGCCCTGTCCCGGACGGAAGCCATCCCTCTGGAACCCATGCGGGTGTCGATGAAGGTCGACTGGGAAACCTTCCCCCAATACATGGACCGTCTGTCCCGCATGCCGCTGGGCGTCAACGTCTCCCATCTGTTCCCGATTGCGCCGGCCGTGGCGTATGTGATGGGCGGTTTCGACGACGCCAAGAAGCGCTTCCCCAACAAGCAGGAGATGGACACCATCGTCGGCCATTACAAAGAGGCGGTGCAGGCCGGAGCGGCCGGTTGGTCGGCCCAGCGCCTGGTGCCCGAAGGCCGGGCCTCGGTGCAGCGCGACTACGACGGCACGCCGATGATCACCGACATTCTGCCCGACGAGTTCTACCTCGACATGGCCAAAGCCATGAACGATGTGGGCCAGGGCTGCATCCAGTTCACCCAGTCGGGCGCCGCTGAGAGTTCCTTCGGCGTTGAGGACGACTTCAAATTCCTGGAAAAGATGACCAAGGCAGCCGGCCGGCCGCTGCTGTACAACGCCATCGTGATCAGTGACAAGCATCCCGAGTCGCACAAAGCCCAGCTCGACTGGGTCAACGCCGCCAACGAGCGCGGTGCCCGCGTCTTCGGTCAGGCCGTCACCGCCCGTGCTCCGGTTCGGATGACGCTGGAAGACTGGAACCTGTTTGACAGCGTTCCGGCCTGGAAAGAAGCCACGATCGGCACGGTTGAAGAGCGCAAAGCCAAGCTGTCCAAGCCTGAACTCCGCGCCGAAATGCGCGCCGACTACGACGACGGCGGCATGGAGACCTTAGACGTGATCTTCGGGGGGTTTGAAACGTACATCGCCCGCAAAGTCAAGGATCGCGACCTCAAGCTGAAATACGAAGGCATGTCGGTGAAGCAGATCGCCGAGGCCGAAGGCAAGCACGTCATCGACGCCATGCTTGATCTGTCGGTGGCGGACAACCTGCAGACCGAGTGGGCTGGTTCAGTCGCCAATTCGAAGGTTGAGGGCTACAAAGAACTGATGAGTTCACCGTACAGCCTACCGGGTGTCTCGGATGGTGGTGCCCACGTGAAGTTCATCACCCCGGCGATCTATCCGACTGAAGTGCTGTCCTGGCTCGTCCGTGAGACCGGCACCCTGTCGCTGGAAGAAGCCCATTTTCGCCTGAGCGGCATGTCGGCCTGGGCGGCTGGCCTCAAGGATCGCGGTACGCTGCGTCCGGGTATGGCTGCCGACATCGTGATCTACGATAGCGACACGGTCGCTGCGGCTGAAAGCGAAATCGTGCATGACCTGCCGGCCAACGAGTGGCGGCGTGTCCAGCGGGCCGAGGGCTACAAGCACATCATGGTCAACGGCGAAGTGACCTTCGAAGACGGCCAGTGCTCGGGTGCCACCTCGGGTGCGCTGTTGTACAACGGCGCGGCTCGTTAG
- a CDS encoding LLM class flavin-dependent oxidoreductase has product MNATELMEYRRATIPVFNDNTMKLGVFGSNCSNGCTITHAETTYEATYEHTLAIAQQADRLGFELLVPVGRWRGFGGSTDFNGTSIVTYTRAAALAARTEHIMLFSTSHAPTIHPIVAAKQGATIDHISNGRWGLNIVCGWFTPEMEMFGATQMDHAERYRYAGEWIQVIKRMWTEQGFDHHGEFFQVKDGYLLPKPVQQPYPTLINAGFSPAGKDFAAREVDFNFMAVDTLENGKAITTEIKQLARQYQRQIGIMTYGLVVCCDTEKEAHQKYRYIVEKGDWEAARTILGLLGIESESFSEQHRTEFAERFIAGWGGYPLVGTPEQVVDELCKLSRIGLEGIILSWLDYNEEMRYFGEKVLPLMRQAGLRQ; this is encoded by the coding sequence ATGAACGCAACCGAGCTGATGGAATACCGCCGTGCCACCATCCCGGTTTTCAACGACAACACGATGAAGCTGGGGGTGTTCGGGTCAAACTGCAGCAACGGCTGTACGATTACGCACGCGGAAACGACCTACGAGGCGACCTACGAGCATACCCTGGCGATTGCCCAGCAGGCCGACCGGCTCGGTTTTGAACTCCTGGTACCGGTCGGCCGCTGGCGGGGCTTTGGCGGCTCGACCGATTTTAACGGCACCTCTATCGTGACCTACACCAGGGCGGCCGCCCTGGCCGCCCGGACCGAGCACATCATGCTGTTTTCGACCTCGCACGCGCCGACCATCCACCCCATTGTGGCCGCCAAACAGGGGGCGACGATTGACCATATCTCCAACGGGCGCTGGGGTCTGAACATCGTGTGCGGCTGGTTTACGCCCGAAATGGAGATGTTCGGCGCCACACAGATGGATCACGCCGAGCGCTACCGCTATGCCGGGGAGTGGATTCAGGTCATCAAACGGATGTGGACCGAGCAGGGCTTTGATCACCACGGCGAGTTTTTTCAGGTCAAGGACGGCTACCTGCTGCCTAAACCCGTCCAGCAGCCCTACCCCACGCTGATCAACGCCGGCTTCTCGCCGGCCGGCAAGGACTTTGCCGCCCGCGAGGTCGATTTCAATTTCATGGCGGTCGATACGCTCGAAAACGGCAAGGCCATCACCACCGAGATCAAACAGCTGGCCCGTCAATATCAGCGCCAGATCGGGATCATGACCTATGGCCTAGTGGTGTGCTGCGATACCGAAAAAGAAGCCCACCAGAAGTATCGCTACATTGTTGAAAAGGGCGACTGGGAAGCGGCCCGGACGATTCTGGGGCTGCTGGGCATTGAGAGCGAGTCCTTCTCCGAGCAGCACCGAACCGAGTTTGCCGAGCGCTTCATCGCCGGGTGGGGCGGCTATCCGCTGGTTGGCACCCCCGAACAGGTGGTCGACGAGCTGTGTAAACTGTCCCGGATCGGCCTGGAGGGCATCATTCTGAGCTGGCTCGACTATAACGAAGAGATGCGCTACTTCGGCGAAAAGGTGCTGCCGCTGATGCGCCAAGCCGGGCTCCGCCAGTAG
- a CDS encoding amidohydrolase, which translates to MRVVSADSHMMEPADLWQTRLDAKYRDRAPRVVEGYNGKKGHFFCVEGLRPFPVAGGFAAGNKPEDLPKAWEKGYEGARPSGWDPAERIKDQDIDGVEAEVLYTTLGMSLFGLDDAEFQQACFRSYNDWLSEFCSHDPKRLFGISLISLEDIQAGVQELERGAKNGMRGVMVWGSPPREKPYSSPEYDPFWAAAQELHMPISLHVVTSKKGNREKKNTGQRPPANVVRAGRQSVYMRLIHEVQESITDIILGGVLERFPKLLIVSAENDTGWLPHYMYRADHAWEKFRYFDRDSLPMAPSEYIRRQLYATFQDDPIGPSTWEYFGEDNYMWASDFPHTDSTWPESQAVIEKDFANVPEHVTQKIVADNAIKLYRME; encoded by the coding sequence ATGCGTGTGGTATCTGCGGATTCGCATATGATGGAGCCGGCCGACCTGTGGCAGACCCGCCTGGACGCAAAATATCGGGATCGGGCGCCCCGCGTTGTCGAGGGCTATAACGGGAAGAAAGGCCATTTTTTCTGTGTCGAGGGCTTACGGCCGTTTCCGGTCGCGGGTGGCTTTGCCGCAGGCAACAAACCCGAAGATCTGCCCAAAGCCTGGGAAAAGGGCTACGAGGGCGCCCGGCCGAGCGGCTGGGATCCGGCCGAGCGGATCAAGGACCAGGACATTGACGGGGTTGAGGCCGAGGTCTTGTACACCACCCTAGGTATGTCGCTGTTCGGTCTGGACGATGCCGAGTTTCAGCAGGCGTGTTTTCGGTCCTATAACGACTGGCTGAGCGAGTTCTGCAGCCATGACCCGAAACGCCTGTTTGGCATCTCGTTGATTTCGCTCGAAGACATCCAGGCCGGCGTCCAAGAGCTTGAGCGGGGAGCCAAGAACGGCATGCGGGGGGTCATGGTCTGGGGGTCGCCACCGCGCGAAAAGCCGTACAGCAGCCCCGAGTACGATCCCTTCTGGGCTGCGGCCCAAGAGCTGCACATGCCGATCAGCCTGCATGTCGTGACCAGCAAAAAAGGCAACAGGGAAAAGAAAAATACCGGCCAGCGGCCGCCCGCCAACGTGGTCCGGGCCGGCCGCCAGAGCGTGTACATGCGGCTGATCCACGAGGTCCAGGAGTCGATTACGGATATCATCCTGGGCGGCGTTCTGGAGCGCTTTCCCAAGCTGCTGATCGTGTCGGCCGAGAATGACACCGGCTGGCTGCCGCACTACATGTACCGGGCCGACCACGCCTGGGAGAAGTTCCGCTATTTTGACAGAGACTCCCTGCCCATGGCGCCCAGCGAGTACATCCGGCGTCAGCTGTACGCGACCTTCCAGGACGACCCCATCGGTCCCTCGACCTGGGAGTATTTTGGCGAGGATAATTACATGTGGGCCTCCGACTTCCCGCATACCGACTCGACCTGGCCCGAGTCGCAGGCGGTGATTGAGAAGGACTTCGCCAATGTCCCCGAGCATGTCACCCAGAAGATCGTGGCCGATAACGCGATCAAGCTGTACAGAATGGAGTAG
- a CDS encoding amidohydrolase family protein: protein MSDILTDGYVSADGHVVEPADLWTTRMDRRFRDRAPRIESRPEADYYVIDGLAPFAVGLEGVTMEDKIAGEITTVVGHRHAETRPGAWDPQARLADQQLDHLRAEMLYPGAFGLQFWTITDAEYQRECFRVYNDWLSEFCAAAPDRLLGAGLLPFRGPIAWACEEARRAADTGLRSLSIPADIADQSYADPEFIPLWETLQDLGLPVSIHSGTTTGEPFATKFERIGMGMGIVNTKISLPMNVLAGLIWGAVPQRYPRLRFVIVEGGIGWIASLLGLMDHWWTDHYRWMEPKLNELPSSYFRRQFWATFEDDRAG, encoded by the coding sequence ATGTCAGACATACTCACCGATGGCTATGTGTCGGCCGACGGCCATGTGGTCGAACCGGCCGACCTGTGGACCACCCGCATGGATCGCAGGTTCCGCGACCGGGCGCCGCGCATCGAGTCTCGTCCCGAAGCCGACTACTACGTAATTGACGGTCTGGCGCCATTTGCCGTGGGGCTCGAAGGCGTGACCATGGAGGACAAGATTGCCGGCGAGATCACGACGGTTGTCGGCCACCGGCACGCCGAGACCCGCCCCGGCGCCTGGGACCCCCAGGCCCGCCTGGCCGACCAACAGCTCGACCACTTGCGCGCCGAGATGCTCTACCCCGGCGCTTTCGGTCTCCAGTTCTGGACGATTACCGATGCCGAGTATCAACGCGAGTGCTTCCGGGTCTACAACGACTGGCTGAGCGAGTTCTGTGCGGCCGCCCCGGACCGTTTGCTCGGCGCGGGCCTGCTGCCGTTCCGAGGGCCGATTGCATGGGCGTGCGAGGAAGCCCGACGGGCGGCCGACACGGGCCTGCGCTCGCTGTCCATCCCGGCCGATATCGCCGACCAATCCTACGCCGACCCGGAGTTCATCCCGCTGTGGGAAACCCTCCAGGACCTCGGCCTGCCGGTGTCGATTCACTCCGGGACCACTACCGGCGAGCCGTTTGCGACCAAGTTTGAGCGGATCGGTATGGGCATGGGGATTGTCAACACCAAGATCAGCCTGCCGATGAACGTCCTGGCCGGCCTGATCTGGGGTGCGGTGCCTCAACGCTATCCCCGGCTCCGGTTTGTCATTGTTGAGGGCGGCATCGGCTGGATCGCCTCGCTGCTGGGTCTGATGGACCACTGGTGGACGGACCACTACCGGTGGATGGAACCCAAGCTGAATGAGCTGCCGAGCAGCTATTTCAGGCGCCAGTTCTGGGCCACCTTTGAAGACGACCGGGCCGG
- a CDS encoding AAA family ATPase, which yields MELTIHELSVSNYRSIYEEVVLDLRIPGTAPDLPRFRPCQAKPAVRLPTVAVIMGPNGSGKTTLLRALLDLTRIAFGPDLSASQARMKRVLPFWSNKAAKEPTRFRLEFDADWLQLGGARDLFRYELSIEHVPSERHPVILREALFHFPKGRPKRLFERGAPGETIYTSPEFGLKPKDARLDAVRKDTSVITAFAALNVPLAMRIVETQRGDFSPIEDSDEETWQPDTELVLDFFERNSKAKSWMKQQMQRSDLAIHDVLIRSDGGEMEAFFRHHGLDREVPLMSESTGTFCLFHALPQIHMTLEAGGLLILDDVDGSLHVDIVSEIIHWFHSPETNPHNAQLIVSAHNVGLLDDLEKEELFIVEKGPDSATRLYAAQDVSGLRRDTRLYPKYRSGVLGGLPKIG from the coding sequence ATGGAACTCACGATTCACGAACTTTCTGTGTCGAATTATCGTTCGATATACGAGGAAGTCGTCCTTGATTTACGCATCCCCGGCACAGCGCCCGACTTGCCGCGTTTTCGGCCTTGTCAGGCCAAACCCGCCGTTCGGCTTCCGACTGTGGCCGTCATCATGGGGCCGAACGGCTCGGGCAAGACGACCCTTCTTCGGGCGCTGCTGGATCTGACTCGTATTGCCTTTGGCCCCGATTTGTCGGCGTCACAAGCGAGAATGAAACGTGTTCTTCCTTTCTGGTCAAACAAGGCCGCAAAAGAGCCGACACGCTTTCGCCTGGAATTTGATGCTGACTGGTTACAATTAGGCGGAGCGCGGGACTTGTTCCGCTACGAACTCTCAATAGAACACGTTCCGTCCGAGCGGCATCCTGTCATTCTCCGCGAAGCCTTGTTCCATTTTCCGAAAGGTCGTCCTAAACGGCTCTTTGAACGTGGCGCGCCCGGGGAGACCATCTACACCTCTCCCGAATTTGGGTTGAAACCAAAAGATGCCCGCTTGGATGCGGTTCGGAAAGATACCTCTGTCATTACTGCGTTTGCGGCGCTCAATGTTCCTTTGGCTATGCGTATAGTTGAAACGCAGAGAGGGGATTTCTCGCCAATTGAAGACTCTGATGAGGAGACCTGGCAGCCGGATACCGAACTGGTCCTGGATTTTTTTGAGCGGAACAGCAAGGCGAAAAGCTGGATGAAGCAACAAATGCAGCGCAGTGACCTCGCAATCCATGACGTGCTTATCAGGAGCGACGGTGGCGAGATGGAGGCGTTCTTTCGTCATCACGGCCTTGACCGCGAGGTGCCTTTAATGTCCGAGTCTACGGGCACCTTCTGTTTGTTCCACGCTCTGCCTCAAATCCACATGACTCTTGAGGCTGGCGGTCTGCTCATCCTCGATGATGTTGATGGCTCTTTGCATGTGGATATTGTCAGCGAGATCATTCACTGGTTCCACAGTCCTGAGACCAATCCACACAACGCACAGCTCATTGTCTCTGCCCACAATGTCGGCCTGCTTGACGATCTGGAGAAGGAAGAACTCTTTATTGTTGAAAAAGGCCCGGACAGCGCAACCCGCTTATACGCCGCCCAGGACGTGAGCGGTCTGCGGCGTGACACGCGGCTCTATCCCAAGTACCGCTCTGGGGTGCTGGGCGGTCTCCCGAAGATCGGTTAG
- a CDS encoding amidohydrolase family protein produces MPQFDTIVKGGTVVDGTRVPRYQGDIGIKNGKIAEIGKLNNNDATKVVDADGLVVAPGFVDLHTHYDAQLHWDPYLSISSWHGVTSLTIGNCGFGFAPLRQKDADRAMLALSRTEAIPLEPMRVSMKVDWETFPQYMDRVSRMPLGVNVSHLFPISPAVAYVMGGFDDAKKRFPNKSEMDTIIGHYKEAVKAGAAGWSAQRLVPESRTSVQRDYDGTPMITDILPDEFYHSMAKAMGELGEGCIQFTQSGANEHTFGIEEDFKFLEKMTKAAGRPLLYNAILISDKHPESHKAQLDWVQAANERGVRIFGQAATVRAPVRMTLEDWNLFDSVPAWKEATLGTTEERKAKLSKPELRREMREDYDGGGMDTLNVILGEFPKYIARKVHNRDLKLQYEGLSVEQIAEKEGKHVIDAMLDLSVADDLRTEWAGPIANGDIEGYKELMNSQYTLPGVSDGGAHVKFVTPGIFPTEVLAWLVREQGVLSLEEAHFRLSGLTSWAAGFKDRGTLRPGLAADIVVYDPDTVKALPSEIVHDLPANEWRRVQKAEGYKHIMVNGEVTFNDGQCSGATPGTLLRNGAAR; encoded by the coding sequence ATGCCACAGTTTGACACTATCGTGAAGGGCGGAACCGTTGTCGACGGAACACGGGTCCCGCGCTATCAGGGCGATATCGGCATCAAGAACGGGAAGATCGCCGAAATCGGGAAACTCAACAACAACGACGCGACCAAGGTGGTCGACGCCGACGGACTCGTTGTGGCCCCTGGCTTCGTCGACCTCCACACCCACTACGATGCGCAGCTGCACTGGGACCCCTATCTGAGCATCTCCAGCTGGCACGGGGTGACCTCGCTGACCATCGGCAACTGCGGCTTTGGCTTCGCTCCCCTGCGCCAAAAAGATGCCGACCGCGCCATGCTGGCCCTGTCGCGCACCGAGGCGATTCCGCTGGAACCCATGCGGGTGTCGATGAAGGTCGATTGGGAAACCTTCCCGCAATACATGGACCGCGTCTCGCGCATGCCGCTGGGCGTCAATGTCTCGCACCTGTTCCCGATTTCGCCGGCGGTGGCGTATGTGATGGGCGGCTTCGACGACGCCAAGAAGCGCTTCCCCAACAAAAGCGAGATGGACACCATCATCGGCCACTACAAGGAAGCGGTGAAGGCCGGAGCGGCTGGCTGGTCGGCTCAGCGGCTGGTGCCTGAGAGCCGGACATCGGTCCAGCGTGACTACGACGGCACGCCGATGATCACCGACATTCTGCCGGATGAGTTCTACCACTCCATGGCCAAGGCGATGGGTGAGCTGGGAGAAGGCTGCATTCAGTTTACCCAGTCAGGCGCGAACGAACACACCTTTGGCATTGAGGAAGACTTCAAATTCCTGGAAAAGATGACCAAGGCTGCCGGTCGTCCGCTGTTGTACAACGCGATTCTGATCAGCGACAAGCATCCCGAATCGCACAAGGCACAGCTCGACTGGGTCCAGGCCGCCAATGAGCGTGGCGTGCGGATCTTCGGCCAGGCGGCAACCGTTCGGGCGCCGGTCCGGATGACGCTGGAAGACTGGAACCTGTTTGACAGCGTTCCGGCCTGGAAGGAAGCCACACTGGGCACCACCGAGGAGCGCAAAGCCAAGCTGTCCAAGCCCGAGCTGCGCAGAGAGATGCGCGAAGACTACGACGGCGGCGGCATGGACACCCTGAATGTCATCCTGGGCGAGTTCCCCAAGTACATCGCCCGCAAAGTCCACAACCGTGACCTCAAGCTCCAGTACGAGGGGCTGTCGGTTGAGCAGATTGCCGAGAAGGAAGGCAAGCACGTCATCGACGCGATGCTGGATCTGTCGGTCGCCGACGACCTGCGCACCGAGTGGGCCGGCCCGATCGCCAACGGCGACATCGAGGGCTACAAAGAGCTGATGAACTCGCAGTACACCCTGCCCGGCGTGTCGGACGGTGGCGCCCACGTGAAGTTCGTCACCCCTGGTATCTTCCCGACCGAAGTGCTGGCCTGGCTGGTCCGCGAGCAAGGCGTGCTGAGTCTGGAAGAGGCGCATTTCCGCCTGAGCGGTCTGACATCCTGGGCGGCCGGCTTCAAGGACCGCGGCACCCTGCGGCCGGGTCTGGCGGCCGATATCGTGGTCTACGACCCCGACACGGTCAAAGCCCTGCCGAGCGAAATCGTCCACGACCTGCCGGCCAACGAGTGGCGGCGAGTGCAGAAGGCCGAGGGCTATAAGCACATCATGGTCAACGGTGAAGTGACCTTCAACGACGGCCAGTGCTCCGGCGCCACCCCGGGTACCCTGCTGCGTAACGGCGCGGCCCGCTAG
- a CDS encoding amidohydrolase has product MPDTLTYVSADGHVVEPADLWTTRMDRRFRDRAPRVESREDADYYIIEGVSEFPVGLEGVTIEEKIQGQVTTPKGRRHAETRPGAWDPQPRLADQERDHLRAEVIYPGGFGLQFFHIHDADYQRAAIKVYNDWLSEFCAAAPDRLLGSALLPTRGPIEWTVEEAERVATLKGISSFLIPAEVERSYGQSEYNRMWESLQDIGFPVATHSGTGTEESIFAKIDRIGMGMGVTDNKVFQPMRAMADLIWGAVPERYPKLRFVIVEGGIGWVASLLGFMDHWWNDHHRWMEPKLSEPPSTYFKRQFWATFEDDRAGILTRELVGVDRLMWGSDYPHTEGTFPYSQEQIMRDFMGVPEAEVDLMVRGNAAKLYGLGG; this is encoded by the coding sequence ATGCCAGACACTCTTACCTATGTTTCTGCCGATGGCCATGTGGTTGAACCGGCCGACCTGTGGACCACCCGCATGGATCGCAGGTTCCGCGACCGGGCGCCGCGCGTCGAGTCACGCGAAGACGCCGATTACTACATTATTGAGGGTGTAAGCGAGTTTCCGGTCGGACTCGAAGGGGTCACGATCGAGGAAAAAATTCAGGGTCAGGTGACGACGCCAAAGGGCCGCCGCCACGCCGAAACGCGACCCGGTGCGTGGGACCCGCAGCCCCGCCTGGCCGATCAGGAGCGCGACCACCTGCGCGCGGAAGTCATTTATCCGGGTGGCTTCGGTCTCCAGTTCTTCCATATTCACGACGCCGACTACCAGCGCGCCGCCATCAAGGTCTATAACGACTGGCTGAGCGAATTCTGCGCGGCCGCCCCGGACCGGCTACTGGGCTCGGCCCTGCTGCCGACGCGGGGGCCGATCGAGTGGACCGTCGAAGAAGCCGAGCGGGTGGCCACACTCAAGGGCATCAGCTCCTTCCTCATTCCGGCCGAGGTCGAGCGCTCCTACGGCCAGTCCGAATACAACCGCATGTGGGAAAGCCTCCAGGACATCGGTTTCCCGGTAGCGACCCACTCCGGGACCGGGACCGAAGAATCCATTTTTGCCAAGATTGACCGCATCGGTATGGGCATGGGCGTGACCGACAACAAGGTCTTTCAGCCCATGCGGGCGATGGCCGATCTGATCTGGGGCGCCGTGCCCGAGCGTTACCCCAAGCTCCGCTTTGTGATTGTCGAGGGCGGCATCGGCTGGGTCGCCTCGCTGCTCGGCTTCATGGACCACTGGTGGAACGACCACCATCGGTGGATGGAGCCCAAGCTGAGTGAGCCGCCCAGCACGTATTTCAAGCGCCAGTTCTGGGCCACCTTTGAAGACGACCGGGCGGGTATTCTGACCCGTGAGCTGGTCGGGGTGGATCGGCTCATGTGGGGCTCGGACTACCCCCACACCGAGGGCACCTTTCCCTACTCGCAGGAGCAGATCATGCGCGACTTCATGGGCGTGCCCGAGGCCGAAGTCGATCTGATGGTCCGGGGCAACGCGGCCAAGCTGTACGGCCTGGGCGGCTGA
- a CDS encoding LLM class flavin-dependent oxidoreductase encodes MDFGLLMPFHNPARWARPFPELYQEQLDHIVAAEQLGYDTIWLTEHHFDQDGWSPALLPLAAGIATRTQRIRIGTCILILPFQNALRVAEDATTVDILSNGRFDLGVGKGYRVNEFTGFGIDRRTRDAQLEEGLEVIQKAWTEQTFSHDGAYYQLQDVELTPRPVQTPHPPIWIGARGKRAVERAARMGFHLIGTGEVEQQRAYDRELERQGRNPAAYHLCQLRWVYVAASRDQAWSEVGEHLYHLFSSTFPLLKKAGDLPADRAMAELPSLEQLRNVDPTIPGGAPIVGTPDDCIRAIERYQQETRVSHLAMGMHLPGLAPEKVLASLELFARQVMPRFR; translated from the coding sequence ATGGATTTTGGTCTGTTGATGCCTTTTCACAACCCGGCCCGCTGGGCGCGGCCGTTTCCGGAGCTGTACCAGGAGCAGCTCGACCACATCGTCGCGGCCGAGCAGCTTGGCTACGATACGATCTGGCTGACCGAACACCATTTCGATCAAGACGGCTGGTCGCCCGCGCTGCTGCCGCTGGCCGCCGGGATTGCCACCCGCACGCAACGGATTCGGATCGGGACCTGCATTCTGATCCTGCCGTTTCAGAACGCCCTGCGCGTGGCCGAGGACGCGACTACGGTTGATATCCTGTCGAACGGCCGTTTCGATCTGGGCGTCGGCAAGGGCTACCGGGTCAACGAGTTTACCGGCTTTGGTATCGACCGTCGGACTCGTGACGCCCAACTCGAAGAGGGGCTGGAGGTCATTCAAAAAGCCTGGACCGAGCAGACCTTCTCGCATGACGGGGCCTATTATCAGCTCCAGGATGTCGAGTTGACCCCGCGCCCTGTGCAAACGCCTCACCCCCCGATCTGGATCGGCGCCCGGGGCAAGCGCGCGGTGGAACGCGCCGCCCGGATGGGCTTTCACCTGATCGGCACCGGCGAGGTCGAACAGCAGCGCGCCTATGACCGGGAGCTTGAGCGCCAGGGACGGAACCCCGCAGCCTACCACCTGTGTCAGCTGCGCTGGGTGTATGTCGCCGCCAGCCGGGACCAGGCCTGGAGCGAGGTCGGCGAACATCTGTACCACCTGTTCAGCTCGACCTTTCCGCTGCTGAAAAAGGCCGGCGATCTGCCCGCCGACAGGGCCATGGCCGAACTCCCCAGTCTGGAACAGCTGCGCAACGTTGACCCGACCATTCCGGGCGGCGCGCCGATTGTGGGCACGCCGGATGACTGCATCCGGGCAATTGAACGCTACCAGCAGGAAACCCGGGTGAGCCATCTGGCCATGGGCATGCACCTGCCCGGCCTGGCGCCCGAAAAAGTGCTGGCCAGCCTCGAACTGTTCGCCCGCCAGGTCATGCCCCGATTCCGGTAA